The sequence below is a genomic window from Scophthalmus maximus strain ysfricsl-2021 chromosome 19, ASM2237912v1, whole genome shotgun sequence.
GACGCTGCCGTCCGCCATAGGCAGGGAGTCAAACCGTTGGTAGGacagcttttatattttttcccaattttcGATGGGTGTCGGTGCCAGTTAGGACTTCTTTTGTGCATTTTCCTAGAATGTTGGCAAGTGACATCCGTCTATCTTGTGCACTGCAGTGGTGCGCAGCGTCGCCTGGAGAAACACCTGTgcgcctctcctctccactggcCACACTCGTGAATGTTGAGTAGGTATGGATGCAAACCTGTGCACGAACCAACGCTCCAGACAGCTACGTAGCTCGGCACGAGGGGAAGTGAGCTTGGTTACCCCGCATTGCTTTTTTAGCGCTGTTCACTGATCACTTTTGTGGCACCTCGGCCCTGGTTTGGTTGCAGTGGCTTCAGTGGTCAGATTGCATGGAAACTGTGGAGTATGacacggcgtgtgtgtgtgtgtgtgtgcgcgcgcgcgcgcgcgcgtgtctgtttgtgtgtgttggcttcATGGTTGGGTTTGATGGTCCAGTGTTTCCTCAGAAGCAGTGgcagtgtgtgggggggggttgtcagaCAGGATTTAGGGGAGGATCTATTGGAGAAGGTTTGCCCGACCATTTTTGGTGAGGACGTACCGCGGAGCTCTGATCACAGCTGACGCATTTGCGCATTCGCGTTTTGGCTGCTGGTCCATTGTCATTTTATAATCAAACTCATGTAATAcagccttttatttttcacttagGCATCATACGATTACACAGATTATTAACCCATCACCCCAACCCCGAGGATCCATTTATGCAGCTCCTGCTGAGCATCCGATGAATGTCATTTATATCAATTGTGGGTGGGTATCGACACTCTTTACGTTTATGCAATTTACTGGTAGGAGCTTGCGTGGTGCGCCCCAAAAATTTCAAGTGGGAGTGTGTGTTAAATGCATCACTCTTTCCGTGAATCCTGGTTTTACACAGTGCAGCACAGGGTGGGTGGAAGCACAGGGTGGgtggaagctgaaatcaaaatagtttcctgtgtgtgcgcgcgtgcgcgcgcgcgcgcagtcAAGTCcactgtgtgtgggtgagtttCAGCAGGTGTGTGTTGCATGTCGTGCGCACAGGATGGGACCGCCAGCGAGCACATTATCATTAAGCAGAGTTTGTGTCAGTGGCCGTCTCAGTGCTCACTTAATGTCAGATACAgcatcctcttctcctctcatccgcctttctctcctcctgtctttgtttttcagagaaCAGATCACCCAAAGGCGCggtgtctgtctgcatttgtTTGAAAGAACGAGAGAGGGAGCAGCACAAATGCCGCACAGCCAGACATCATGCGAAGAGAAAGCTTCCCTCACTGCAGAGTGCTGAAATGTTCGGACTAAAGAGCGAGTGTGTCAGATCAAATCAGCAGACTGTTTACATTCGGGGGGGTGATAAGATCTGCTTGACAATTGACTCACTAACACCCTGTGTGTGGTTCCAGGCCCCTCTCAGTTGCGATCAAGAAAATCAAGAAAAGACAAGTTAACTGTTTTTCCATCAGCATTTTCAGATTCAGCAATTCAGACACGAGCCAAGATGGAGTGGTCGCTAGAGAGTGTGAGGGAGATGGTGGCCGGGGGGATGCAGTCTGTAAGGGAGTGTGAGATCTGTGCTTTTGCCATTGCcatgtgtgtgctgctgctgtttatgtGGTATTGTTACAGGGTGGGCCGGGAGCATGGTTCCAGCCCCTTGCGTGGGAGGTATCTGGCTGGGCCTGGACGGATcggaggggtggtggggggcttCATGAATTCAGACTGTCGCAGCAGGGGGAAAGGGAAACATGGATcactgctggaggagcagaacGGCTTCACTTTCTGCCAGTCGTCAGAGTGTTTCCGCTGCACCAGTGCCGGAGAAAGTCTGAACCAGAGGCTCTATCACAGCCTGCAGGATTACGCCAAGCGCTACACCTGGTCAGGTATGGGCAGGGTGCATAAAGGAGTCCGTGATCAAGGCCGATACCTTAACAGCCGACCAACCATCCAGAGGCCAGAGGTCTTCTTTCTGCCCGACCTACCGTCAGCCCCTTTCTTCTCCAGGGAGGTACAGAGGCATgatgtggagctgctggagcagagCTTCCCCGCCCTTCTGGCTGAGTTTGAGAGCATCTACCACCAACCTCCGGCCCGCGGCGGGTCCTCTCTCCCACCAGGGTGGAAAGCCAACAGCACTCCACGTGGGCAGTGGTGGACCTACTACCTGGTCAACCAAGGCACCCCTCTGGTTCTTAATGTCCGGAGATGTCCGCGGGCGTGGAGGGTGCTGGGACAGCTGCGCACCTTCATCGCCAACAACGTGTTCGGCAATGCCTGCTTCTCTGTGCTGACGCCTGGAGCTCTGATCACTGAGCATTACGGCCCGACAAATGTCAGGCTGCGCTGCCACCTGGGTAAGAGAGTGAACAGTTTGGTGAGCTGAAAGGGATTCGGCCATGTGATGTGTGAGGCATTGTACTTAAAACAACAGGGAAAGACAAAACCTGATTCCCTGATCTGCCCCCTTGTCCGAATGTTTCTTGGCCCATGACCCATCCTTCCACCACGTTTTGTGGAAAATCCGTTCtgtattttttgcataatcaagctgacaaacaaacaaacctgagGTTTGGTTATATTTGCATCTCTACTTCAATAAGTAGGAACGTTTTTGTTGTGTAGACAGGATCTTTTGTCGGATGCTTTAAAATAGCACAGTATAATAATGCAGGATGCTTTAAGAACAGAACACGTGAGATTGTTTAGCAACACAAAATGTTATAGATGCCTTGTATTTAGTATGCCCTATAGATgacctgtgttttttctctggcAGGTCTCAGAGTGCCCCCCTCCTGTGAGCTTGTAGTTGGTGGGGAGCCACAGTGCTGGTCCGAGGGCAGCTGTCTGCTCTTTGACGACTCCTTCCTTCACAGGGCCTTTCACGAGGGTAAGGGATTAGAATGGATTCTTTTATTGCACTTTGCCCcgttttattcatttcttgaAGGAGGATTGACCTAAAAGTTTATAACCCAATATCAgttaagaaagtgaaaagactGGATTTCAGTTTGAAACTATGATAAAATGAGGTTCTTGATTTTGCTACTgctatatttgtgtgtgtgtgtgtgtgtgtgtgtgtgtgtgtgtgtgtgtgtgtgtgtgtgtgtgtgtgtgtgtgtgtgtgtgtgtgtgtgtgtgtgtgtgtgtgtgtgtgtgtgtgtgtgtgtgtgtgtgtgtgtgtgtgtgtgtgtgtaggcagcgCAGACGACGGCCCAAGGGTGGTCTTCATGGTGGACCTCTGGCACCCCAATGTGGCTGCGGCAGAGAGGCAAGCCTTGGACTACATTTTCACTCCAGGCCGTTTAGAGGACAGGGAAGGGAAATAAGTGTGAGTGAGGAACCATGTCCATGTGAGAGGACAGATGGCCTTTAGGGAAGTGTCTAGGATTGGGgagcaaatctttttttttttcttctgcctcaCAGACCACCTCTCACGTTgactgtgtactgtacatactcTCCGGCTCATACAGTGTCTGTCATAACTCTTCTTAGCACATGACTAAACATCGGGCCTCTTGTATCGATCACCTTCATGTTTATGCCTCTGTAATAAAAGACAGCCACACTTGAAATTACTTGAATTTTTCAAAACTTAGCAGGTGCACAATTATTCACGCAGCAATTTTATTAGCGTGTATTATTACCATGCCAGCGCCATTCTAGTTTATTATATATAACCATTGAATGTTCTGTGAATTTACAAACAGACGAAGGCTTTGACTGAAGATTAAAGCAGAAAGTAAAGTTTCCCACATTTTTTCCACCACATTTCCATTTCCGTCCAACGTTCTGGAGAAAATTcagtttattcagttttttttttgcttgttgcTTGAAACAGCTCAACAGTTTTCTCTTAGAGAATGAAGTGCACTACGGATATTAGCCTGCCAATAAACAATGTGTCATACTGTGTTATGCTTCACAGCATTAATAGGCCCATAGGTCAACATATTCTATTAGCTATACATGAACTGAAGTCATGGAGTAAACCTTTATGGGCCCCAACCTCTTCACAGGCATTAGCGGAGACATGATATAACAACATATTACTTAACGCTACACATCATACACATTGTTAATTATTTTACACTTAATGTAACAACTACACACACTTCCGCAAGGGCTAAGATATTTGATCATTCAACTTTTTACATATCCAGTCCCACTTAAATTAAATTTCCGATTCTAAACAaatcatgtacattttttttcagaaacacccACTTTCAAACATGCAACAAACTTTGGACtattttaattttgacaaaTGCCAGCTTGCAGAATGTAATAATATTTCGAGTCCATCCATTATGGTTTTGTGTAATATCACAGTAAAAGAAATGCTGAAGCAAAGGAACCACTGCTATTGGTTTTCTATAGTAAAGGCTCTAATAGACACATTAAGCCAAAGCCATTGACAGAATGATGCATGAAGGATTAAATAAACCAGCGtgggatgtttgtttgttttaataaaaataaattattagtTGCACAGTTGggattttatgacattttgacTAAACTGGCAAGTGACAGTGTTGCAGTAGCTGTTTATCATTATTAAGCAAACAGATTTCCTCCACATGTGGTTTGATAACTGAGGTCCAATGTCAGTCATGACATGAATGTTTACAGACGCAGCAAATGTCTCTGTCATGACTTCAGCTGATGTTGTCGTTCATTTCGCTCCCCTCTGAAAATCAGTCGTGCTTTCACAAGACATGGTTAGAGAAGCACATTTCTAGGTCAGACTGTGTGAGTGGGACTGTGCTGTATCACTGGAGCTGAAGTGTTTTTGGTAAATTTACTAAACTCTTGcaatttggttgtatttgatATTAGGTTTGTATTTCTGTAAATAGGGTTGaggtatgaaaaaaaactgaacagtgTGAGATGTTTTGAAATGATTGTCTTCAATGCTATAACTATTGTGTTGTCTTGATTTACAGCTAGAGTGATTGCATTTCATCCTCCGTTCTCAAAGAGCCAGCCATGAAATAATTTTGCTAGATTACATttgtatattctgtaaaatgGTTATGAAGTATTATCTCAattgttttgtgatgtttttattttatggctCTGTAATTTCCTGCAGCGCCATATGTTAACCATTATTAAAGCCACAACCCTTAATTTTTCAACAGCACCTCATGGATATATGTGCACACTCTAAAAGGTAGTGAAAATGAATCTTTAGCAACTTTACGAATCCACTGCGATTCAAGGTAATCATCTAAACAATTACAATTTTTACAAAAGTATGATCATTTACAGGTTGTTTACAGGATCGACGACACTGACACTCACATTGAGCTGTCTATAACTACTGTAGGTTTGAAATCAAGAGTGCTGGCAATCCACTTAAGACTATGAAATCTGTCATTCCGAAGCATTTGCTTTACAGTATATGATGGAGCAAccattttgtttacatttggaTTAAAGAATTGTCCTTTAACACAGTATTCTGTTGATTTTGAACGGTATTTCTGTACATTTAATAAATGGTCAAGTGTCTTATTTAACTAGCTGTTGTCAGAAGTGTCACCTTTCCACAGATATTACAGATGTGAGACCAGAACTAAAAATGTGGACTTTCACTTTGCCTCTTATTGGCCAGATGTGATTTTGATGCAGTGGCAAAGGGAGGCGTAGGCAtgtcttctctgttttataATTATAACAGTAGTTATTTCCTGTCAGAACTGCAATGCCTCTGGGAGAAATCAAACCAGAAGCACTAAAGTGCTGAGGCAACAATAACATCACATTATATAAAAACAGTATGTTAATGATGCTTGCTTCCACTGATTCATAAAGAATACATGCAGATTAAATTTTTGGTGCTTCATCTGTCTCCACAGCGGGGGATTTTAAACAAAGCATCAGCATCCTTCACTGGAAGCCACATGTTTTCGAAGGTCCATTCCTGTTTCCACATCTTTGATGGACGGAGGAGGCTGATTTTGGTTTTGCAATAGTGTCACAGCTGTTGAATTATCAAAGTAGACTATGGGGAGTGGagtctaatgtgtgtttgagcgAGAGCAGGACACTGTAGCATGGTGGGAGAGAAGACCAATTTAAAGCCAACACAGACATGTACAAACAAGGATCATCATTTGAGCAATATGCACTGAAGCAAAAGCATAATCAAACGTgtgtatgaatgaataaaatgtttttcccctCATAAGCCAGAGCTGTGCTAATCTGCAGGGAACCAGGGAACTCTAGGTTTAGCTGATGGGGTCCAATATGCGCCCACCCCCATCCCCAGTTCAAATGCAGGTGAGCAATGCAGAGACACAACTTATTTTTGAACACATGATGATATATTGCCTTATAACTGTTTCAGTTAAATGCAGTAGAATAAAACGGTTACATGTGACTGGTGTTTATAATATTTTGTCCACGAGGAGTCCCAACCATCACAATTAAAATAACGAACAGCTTAATAGGGACCACACAAATTAATATAGAATAAGAGAAGGTATAGGGATTCACTATTTTTTGAGAAAAAGCCTTAATTCACTTGGGATGGGACATTATCGCAGAGATACAGCCTAtatattgataattttttattgacattatGTCCTGagctatttttttatttaattttttgcttGGATCAGGACATCTCAGCACTGTGGTGACTGACATAAATGTTTGGGTTTCTTAATTGGGCATTTCATCTCACGATGCAATGTGCATCCATTTGGTTTGTCGTTGTAATGTAAAAGTTTGCCGACCACTGGTATACGGGCTATTTCTTACTACCATCCACCATATCCGCGTCACTGACACGATGCCAGAGAGCCAAGCATCCACATGAAAAGGTGACGCGCTCGCGACGTGTGTGCTCGGCTGTTCCGCTGCCTGTGCGCGCGCCGGCTGCACTGCAGCACAGCGATCAGATGGTGAAATGTAGCCCGACTTAACGCGGGCAGCCTCTGCTGGAGAATATGGGTCGGCAATGGGGAGAGAACGGCAAATGATGTCAAGAATCAACCCGAGACAGACTACACCCGATCCGCAGCTATGAGCTCCTCCTTTCCAAAATCTGAATCCACGACCTCCTTATTGAAATCATCTGCGGCGGCAAGGAGAACGACACACCTCCCTGAACACACAGCAGAAAGCCGGAAAAGTCAGCATcaccatcagcatcagcaccagcatcaCCACCGTCCCACCGCACTCCGGAGCAGTAGCAGCAAAGTCGAGGAGTCTTTCAGGTCAGCCGATGGTGACATCAGTGCCCGGAGACCCCTGTGCCACCCCTCCCTTGTCGGCAGCCAAGACAGTGGTGATAATGCAGCCACCCGGGACAAGAGCAAGTCACACGCCCCTCACATCCAAGTTCCTTACCCTCCAAACGATGAGGAGGGCCGAGGTGTGAAGGAGCTCTGCAGGTCATCCAAACCCACACACCGGCACCACCACCGCAGGAAGCACAACCGGGAGGAACGGCCGCCGACAGCAGGAGTACCTGCACCTGAGAACCCCCGTAgctgtcacactcacacctgcCCGGTTCCCAGGGTGCCCTCGGTGTCGGAAAGCAATGACGACAGGGTTCCACTCTGTGAACCGAGGGGCCACAACGGGGCCAGTTTGACCAATAGTGGTGGTCAGGTCACCAGTCCCTCCAAATCCTCTTGCTCCCTGGTCCCGCTGTCCAGCAGGTCATCACGTCGCTCCCGTAGGTCCAGTGCGGCGTCTTCCACATCCGACATAAATTTATGCACCATCCTTAATTCACTCTTTGGCCAGGTAAGACCGAAGAATATACAGGAATTAGAAAACTATTACTTACAGTACCATCATTTTTGACTTAATTAAATCCCCCCtcaaattgttttttcaaacaatttcaaGTGTGAAGTGCAGGGATGCTGAATGTTTGTGGCCACTGACAAGCTGTGATAACCCAAACCCAAATCCTGCAGAGTAATTGGAAAAGTCTGTTCTATGGGTTGGATCAAAAGAGGGTTAGAACTGCAGGCTTTattagaaattttaaaaaaaaaaccattatgTTTGCTGAGGGTCCGCTGGCCTGCAGTTCTGCTCTGCTTTGTTACTGTAATTTCTCCAGAAGTGGTCAACTGGCTCCACTAAAATCCTGTTTCTAAACAATATACGCCATTGTGCTCTGTGATGCAGTCtgcaaaaaacataataattacAGGACGGACGATAGAGAGGGAAACACGTCTTCTATACACATTCATTTCTTATGTAATTTGTCTAATACTGTACTACCTCGTACAGACCTCAGTCAGTCAGCACTTCCTTCGTGAAGTGGATGTGCTAGGGCAGATTAAATGCTCCACCAGAGAGGGGGAATTCTATGATGTGCTAATGCGTGTTTGACCAAAGACGAGATGTAAATTCATGTTCCTGCATCATTCAGTCAGGAGCTCTGCAGTGATTGTTGTGTTATGTTCAAAGGAAATCACTTTGATGTTCCCGCTGGTGATGGATGCTCTATTTTGAGCAACCAATCTATTCATACATAAGGAATGATTTCTGCTTTTTATGCTTGGATTGGTATCAATGATGTGGATTTGCATAAATTTAGCTGACAGAGAAAAGGTCTGCAACCACAGTTAAGTTCATCACAAATCATCACAAAGCCCAACTCCTGATAATATGTTGGTCATGGAGGACATTGTCTGTGgtgtttggaattttttttacctgatcaTGAATCAGGATTATGATACAGAATGGTCTTAACTCTAAAACAGGCTCCATGCGGGGGAAACAGGAAGCATCTATTGTGGCTtgaggagaaaaatatattcCAGTACTCTACAAATATCCCATGAGTCAGTCTGcgagcagctctgtgaaaacATTAGCGTGACCCGAAAAAGGTCTTTCATTAGACAGCTGGATGGAGAGGAGTTCAATGTCAggcagaaatgtaaaatgtaacaGCTGGTttcagagatacacacacatgcctttggcatttttgtctgaaaaatacATTGAGAGTAACCAGGATTTTCACTGCTCTGGCTACAGTGTTTTGCTACTTTGCCATAAATGGAAATACATGTGAACAGTTGGTGATCAACTACGTCTAATCTAATTTTGATAGTATTCATCTTGCAAatgtagaaacacacactttgattaGAAATAGGTGGACTATATGGTAACTGCATTCCTGCCTCTCAGAGTCTTC
It includes:
- the cabp1a gene encoding calcium-binding protein 1a yields the protein MSSSFPKSESTTSLLKSSAAARRTTHLPEHTAESRKSQHHHQHQHQHHHRPTALRSSSSKVEESFRSADGDISARRPLCHPSLVGSQDSGDNAATRDKSKSHAPHIQVPYPPNDEEGRGVKELCRSSKPTHRHHHRRKHNREERPPTAGVPAPENPRSCHTHTCPVPRVPSVSESNDDRVPLCEPRGHNGASLTNSGGQVTSPSKSSCSLVPLSSRSSRRSRRSSAASSTSDINLCTILNSLFGQDRELRPEEMDELRDAFKEFDKDKDGFISCKDLGNCMRTMGYMPTEMELIELSQQINMNLGGHVDFEDFVELMGPKLLAETADMIGIKELKDAFREFDTNGDGAISTSELRDAMRKLLGQQVGLKEVEDILREVDLNGDGLVDFEEFVRMMSR
- the asphd2 gene encoding aspartate beta-hydroxylase domain-containing protein 2 — translated: MEWSLESVREMVAGGMQSVRECEICAFAIAMCVLLLFMWYCYRVGREHGSSPLRGRYLAGPGRIGGVVGGFMNSDCRSRGKGKHGSLLEEQNGFTFCQSSECFRCTSAGESLNQRLYHSLQDYAKRYTWSGMGRVHKGVRDQGRYLNSRPTIQRPEVFFLPDLPSAPFFSREVQRHDVELLEQSFPALLAEFESIYHQPPARGGSSLPPGWKANSTPRGQWWTYYLVNQGTPLVLNVRRCPRAWRVLGQLRTFIANNVFGNACFSVLTPGALITEHYGPTNVRLRCHLGLRVPPSCELVVGGEPQCWSEGSCLLFDDSFLHRAFHEGSADDGPRVVFMVDLWHPNVAAAERQALDYIFTPGRLEDREGK